In Limisalsivibrio acetivorans, one genomic interval encodes:
- the cydB gene encoding cytochrome d ubiquinol oxidase subunit II, with amino-acid sequence MLETIWFALWGLLWAVYFMLDGFDFGAGMLHPVLGKDDTDKRIIINTLGPVWDGNEVWLITAGGATFAAFPTTYAYMFSWLYTPLLLILFGLIIRGVAFEFRGKAESETWKKVWDTCIFLGSFVPALLFGVAFGNIFEGLLIDANNVYRGNLFSLLNPYGLLTGVLFVALFLTHGALWLSMKTEGDLQVRAKALVPKLWIATVVIAVLFLVMTYFVTPLFNNFFDMPAFLLVPVIAVAALLALGILFKKSSFLAFIASCLTIVMVTFTGVIGLFPNLLPSKIDPAYSLTAFNTSSSEYTLTIMTVVVVLFVPVVIAYQVWTYYVFRHSVRPEDVTDPDVEAY; translated from the coding sequence GATTTCGGTGCCGGAATGCTTCATCCCGTCCTCGGTAAGGACGACACCGATAAAAGGATAATCATCAACACTCTGGGCCCTGTATGGGATGGTAACGAAGTATGGCTTATCACAGCTGGCGGTGCCACTTTTGCGGCATTCCCAACAACATACGCCTATATGTTCAGCTGGCTCTACACACCGCTTCTTCTGATCCTCTTCGGTCTCATCATAAGAGGCGTTGCCTTCGAATTCAGAGGAAAGGCGGAGAGCGAAACATGGAAAAAAGTATGGGATACCTGTATATTCCTTGGAAGTTTTGTACCTGCTCTTCTATTCGGCGTGGCATTTGGAAACATCTTTGAGGGGCTTCTCATTGATGCAAACAACGTATACAGAGGAAACCTTTTCAGCCTCCTCAATCCCTACGGGCTGCTCACAGGCGTGCTCTTTGTAGCCCTCTTTCTTACCCACGGCGCACTCTGGCTAAGCATGAAGACAGAAGGGGATTTACAGGTAAGGGCGAAGGCTTTGGTTCCCAAACTTTGGATTGCAACGGTTGTAATAGCGGTACTTTTCCTTGTTATGACATATTTCGTAACTCCGCTTTTCAACAACTTCTTTGATATGCCTGCATTCCTGCTCGTTCCTGTAATAGCAGTGGCGGCACTCCTAGCCCTGGGCATACTCTTTAAGAAGAGCTCTTTCCTGGCTTTCATCGCATCATGCTTAACCATAGTTATGGTTACTTTCACAGGTGTAATCGGGCTTTTCCCCAATCTTCTCCCATCGAAGATCGATCCTGCTTACAGCCTTACAGCCTTCAACACCTCTTCAAGCGAGTATACTCTTACGATCATGACAGTAGTTGTTGTTCTGTTCGTTCCTGTTGTTATCGCTTATCAGGTTTGGACTTATTACGTTTTCCGCCATTCAGTAAGGCCGGAGGATGTTACGGATCCTGATGTGGAGGCATACTGA